A single Paenibacillus kribbensis DNA region contains:
- a CDS encoding response regulator, with translation MAFKVLLIDDEPWALEGMQIWIDWEELGFEVCGISGNGMDGLRLMEELGPDLVMVDIHMPIMDGLEMIKEWRQRGNLSTKFIILTGHSDFDYARKALKYKVARYLLKPLDEEQTELEIRAIQRELLAERERHYISQIARREEVLQMIKEVLLGQSMSAEGIDFLESLSRSAESWNVCLVQVHREQSARLGKFALEFLDGLETAYLLHLSMEHFVIVFGDSAYQGGGVSAGKTIEALARRLAGFRVFMAVGASAGSITGIRAAYKTAAKALLHAFYELEENCIIRYDMIEGSVFQHCHNQVELLERILEAFEIIDYAGYQSIVDSMEQLFRETRVYPDEVRKFVVFLLHEIRAYMSVHIASERGPSGYLFDIPNMDEALLTFDDMIGMLRSCGQVCFELLLRQSMIEPQGIVQDINDYIRSHFREGLTIKQLAERFFLHPAYLGQLLIRKNGIGFNVLLHDLRIEEASRLLRMNQYKNSELSEMVGYTSYNHFLKQFEKRLGMSPNEYKKIKAFHGKSFNSNIVSNQI, from the coding sequence ATGGCGTTTAAAGTGCTGCTGATTGACGACGAGCCTTGGGCACTGGAGGGCATGCAGATATGGATTGATTGGGAAGAGCTGGGCTTTGAGGTGTGCGGCATTAGCGGCAACGGAATGGATGGTTTGAGGCTAATGGAGGAACTAGGGCCAGACCTTGTGATGGTGGATATCCACATGCCGATAATGGATGGCTTGGAAATGATTAAAGAATGGCGGCAAAGAGGGAATCTCTCCACGAAATTCATCATCCTTACCGGGCACAGTGACTTTGATTACGCTCGAAAGGCTCTCAAATACAAAGTCGCCCGTTATCTGCTGAAGCCTTTGGATGAGGAGCAGACTGAACTGGAGATTCGGGCAATCCAGCGCGAACTGCTGGCGGAGCGGGAGCGCCATTATATCAGCCAGATTGCCCGTCGGGAAGAGGTGCTGCAGATGATCAAGGAGGTGCTGCTGGGCCAGTCGATGTCCGCTGAGGGCATCGATTTCTTGGAATCTCTGTCCCGATCCGCCGAATCATGGAATGTATGTCTGGTGCAGGTGCATCGAGAGCAGTCCGCACGACTGGGCAAGTTTGCACTCGAGTTCCTGGATGGCCTGGAGACAGCTTATCTGCTGCATCTGTCCATGGAACATTTCGTCATTGTGTTCGGCGACTCCGCGTATCAAGGTGGGGGAGTTAGTGCTGGGAAGACTATAGAAGCACTGGCTCGCCGCCTGGCGGGCTTTCGTGTTTTCATGGCAGTTGGTGCCTCGGCAGGCTCAATAACTGGAATCAGAGCAGCCTACAAGACGGCGGCGAAGGCGCTGCTGCATGCGTTTTATGAGTTGGAAGAGAACTGCATTATCCGTTATGACATGATTGAAGGAAGCGTGTTTCAACATTGCCACAATCAGGTGGAACTTTTGGAACGCATTTTAGAGGCGTTTGAAATCATCGACTATGCTGGCTATCAGTCGATTGTTGATTCGATGGAGCAATTGTTCCGGGAGACGCGAGTGTATCCCGATGAGGTTCGGAAATTTGTCGTCTTTCTTCTGCACGAAATCAGGGCGTATATGAGTGTTCATATTGCCAGCGAGAGGGGGCCTTCCGGCTATCTGTTCGACATCCCCAATATGGACGAGGCGTTGCTGACTTTTGACGATATGATCGGGATGCTGCGTTCTTGTGGACAGGTTTGCTTTGAGCTTCTTCTCAGACAGAGCATGATTGAGCCTCAGGGAATCGTGCAGGATATCAATGACTACATCCGCAGTCATTTCCGGGAAGGTCTGACCATCAAACAGCTGGCAGAGCGATTCTTTCTGCATCCTGCTTATCTGGGGCAATTGCTGATACGCAAAAACGGTATCGGGTTCAACGTATTGCTCCATGATCTGAGGATTGAAGAGGCAAGCCGCCTGCTTCGCATGAACCAATACAAGAACAGTGAATTGTCGGAAATG
- a CDS encoding sensor histidine kinase, whose product MIRKFRFRSIVNDIPLNYKFMLIYVIGILLPIVIINYLFMDRMSGLIKEREEQNLQISLERARKDIHGMIDGGVAVSHALITDKLLYETLDRDYKDSLDFYNTFNEQLRHRVTSYIPVNNQIQRIGIYTDNPTIVPGSDYYDLNESVFASPWYQAWKSFNGTVLVSAYLDMGVKTPATATPYLSVVEKMDNYDVNNSYQKLVRIDFDLSRFYDVIARERNYLDLYLVNDQNEIIVSMDSGYQRENTSSFPLFKMDKEADNDLHIMPIGNASYVRGWKLIGVPQGTRVSKAMLDMQLYFSVLVGLITLFTSVFIYVMLRSYNHRVKRLARHMQKVRNEKFDLITIDEGRDEIGHLIRNFNMMTSQIHSLINNVYKLEIQQKSQEAERVRAELNLLQSQMNPHFLFNTLNALLVVSTKNNYTDVKDIIKNLSKLLRRLLNWKDDLVLLEEEINFTVMYLGIEKFRFQDKFEYSIEITEEARYYKIPKMSIQQLAENACKYGIQAIEGLGVVKIRAEVANERLRVVVADNGKGIDEGRLKEVLYNMRSEKETIGGNIGIRNVYRRLELYYNGRVSFNLTSKVGEGTEVAFEIPMQLLEWQGGEGGKGNGV is encoded by the coding sequence ATGATTAGAAAGTTTAGATTTCGCAGTATAGTGAACGATATCCCGCTGAATTACAAATTCATGCTGATTTATGTAATCGGGATTTTGCTGCCTATTGTCATAATCAATTATTTGTTTATGGACCGGATGTCCGGGCTGATCAAGGAGCGGGAAGAGCAGAATCTGCAAATTTCGTTGGAGCGGGCGAGAAAGGATATCCACGGCATGATTGATGGCGGAGTTGCGGTCAGTCATGCCCTGATTACAGATAAGCTGCTGTACGAGACTCTGGACCGTGATTATAAGGATTCGCTGGATTTCTATAATACGTTCAACGAACAGCTCCGTCATCGGGTCACATCCTATATTCCGGTGAACAATCAGATCCAGCGGATCGGCATTTACACGGACAATCCGACGATCGTGCCCGGCAGCGACTATTATGACTTGAATGAATCGGTTTTTGCCAGTCCCTGGTATCAGGCGTGGAAGTCGTTCAACGGAACCGTGCTGGTGTCTGCGTATCTGGACATGGGGGTCAAAACCCCCGCAACTGCCACGCCTTATCTCAGCGTCGTTGAGAAAATGGATAATTACGACGTCAACAACTCTTACCAGAAGCTGGTGCGGATCGATTTCGATCTCAGCCGCTTTTACGATGTCATCGCCCGCGAGCGGAATTACCTGGATCTCTATCTGGTTAACGACCAGAACGAGATCATCGTATCTATGGACAGCGGATACCAGCGCGAGAACACCTCCAGTTTTCCTTTGTTCAAAATGGACAAAGAGGCGGACAATGATCTGCATATCATGCCGATCGGTAACGCCAGCTATGTGCGGGGGTGGAAGCTGATCGGCGTGCCCCAGGGGACGCGCGTCAGCAAGGCCATGCTGGATATGCAGCTTTATTTTAGCGTACTGGTCGGCCTGATTACACTGTTCACCTCGGTGTTCATTTACGTCATGCTGCGCTCGTATAATCACCGGGTCAAGCGCTTGGCCCGGCATATGCAAAAGGTAAGGAACGAGAAGTTCGACTTGATCACAATCGATGAGGGGCGCGACGAAATCGGGCATCTGATCCGCAACTTTAACATGATGACCTCCCAGATCCATTCCTTGATCAATAATGTGTATAAGCTGGAGATTCAGCAAAAAAGCCAGGAAGCCGAGCGCGTCCGAGCTGAGCTCAACCTGCTGCAGAGTCAGATGAATCCCCATTTCCTGTTCAATACGCTGAATGCGCTTCTAGTGGTCAGCACCAAAAACAATTACACGGATGTTAAAGACATCATCAAGAACTTGTCGAAGCTACTCCGCCGCTTGCTGAACTGGAAGGACGATCTGGTGCTGCTGGAGGAAGAGATCAATTTTACCGTGATGTATCTCGGCATCGAGAAATTCCGCTTCCAGGACAAATTTGAGTATTCCATCGAAATCACCGAAGAAGCGCGTTACTACAAGATACCGAAGATGAGTATTCAACAACTCGCGGAGAACGCCTGCAAGTATGGCATACAGGCCATCGAAGGGCTTGGAGTTGTCAAAATCCGCGCCGAAGTAGCCAATGAGCGGCTGCGTGTGGTTGTAGCGGATAATGGCAAAGGTATTGACGAGGGACGGTTAAAGGAGGTTTTGTACAACATGCGCAGCGAAAAGGAGACTATAGGAGGTAATATTGGCATCCGCAATGTATACCGACGGCTGGAGTTGTACTACAACGGCAGGGTGAGTTTTAACCTGACTAGCAAGGTGGGAGAAGGTACCGAGGTGGCCTTCGAAATTCCGATGCAGTTGCTGGAATGGCAGGGTGGAGAAGGAGGGAAGGGCAATGGCGTTTAA
- a CDS encoding response regulator transcription factor — MMNVLLVDDEPWVLEGLRTIVNWDKYGFRVCGEASNGSAAWSLIERLQPELVFTDIQMPSVSGLELIDRSQHKLAKPPRFVILSGYNNFEYAVTALAQRVDDYLLKPIDEDEIEAVLDQMSRKIREETAQEELRRRDRSLYVNCLLNRLIQGEAGTELENEAAALLNIGSGEEIGCLLVETEMSEEELKRQIPELARPEPPELFTDPEGRVGLVASGKPHAADRLEALGRRLCEEWPGEAPSPAIAALSYGTGGASVLRPIYEKALAALKWKRYHNKGGIIACNELPRNERMKGVNKAALASLIERLSSDRPEEIEAAADALLAAPSPGLPDIEYVRIQLSALEMGISKKLKELGGDADAFMRGIQGEFGTLTETTTFPAFRRYTLALCLSGAATLREQRERSECCTIFRVVQHVDQEFRKKLQLQELAQMFHMNPIYMGQLFKQQTGKSFREYLNDKRVEEAKRLLRQGRLSIAEVAANSGYPNTDYFISQFKRITGIAPSAFRRRE, encoded by the coding sequence ATGATGAACGTGCTGTTAGTAGACGATGAACCGTGGGTTCTTGAGGGCTTGCGTACAATTGTGAACTGGGACAAATATGGCTTCCGGGTCTGTGGAGAGGCCTCGAACGGCAGCGCCGCCTGGTCTCTGATAGAGCGGCTTCAGCCCGAACTGGTGTTTACCGATATTCAAATGCCTTCCGTCAGCGGTCTGGAGCTGATCGACCGCTCACAGCATAAGCTGGCAAAGCCGCCGCGGTTTGTCATATTGAGCGGGTACAATAACTTCGAATATGCAGTGACGGCGCTTGCCCAACGTGTCGATGATTATCTGCTCAAGCCGATTGATGAGGATGAGATCGAGGCGGTGTTGGACCAGATGAGCCGCAAGATTCGGGAAGAAACGGCCCAGGAGGAGCTCCGCCGCCGCGACCGATCCCTGTACGTCAATTGTCTGCTCAATCGGCTGATTCAGGGCGAGGCGGGCACCGAGCTTGAAAATGAAGCCGCGGCCTTGTTGAATATCGGAAGCGGTGAGGAGATCGGCTGCCTGCTGGTTGAAACGGAAATGAGCGAAGAAGAGTTGAAGCGTCAGATACCGGAGCTTGCCAGGCCGGAACCGCCGGAGCTGTTCACGGATCCCGAAGGAAGAGTGGGCCTGGTCGCATCCGGGAAACCGCACGCTGCAGATCGGCTTGAGGCTCTTGGGCGTCGGCTATGTGAAGAGTGGCCTGGCGAGGCTCCCTCTCCTGCAATTGCGGCGCTGAGTTATGGTACGGGAGGGGCGTCCGTACTTCGGCCTATTTACGAAAAAGCGCTGGCAGCGCTCAAATGGAAGCGCTATCATAATAAGGGAGGCATTATCGCCTGCAACGAGCTTCCGCGGAACGAACGCATGAAGGGAGTGAACAAAGCGGCCCTGGCTTCCTTGATCGAACGGCTCTCCTCAGACCGTCCCGAAGAGATTGAGGCTGCGGCGGACGCCCTGCTTGCTGCACCGTCCCCCGGGCTACCGGATATCGAATATGTGCGGATTCAGCTGTCCGCCCTCGAAATGGGCATCTCCAAGAAGCTGAAGGAGCTGGGTGGAGACGCCGATGCCTTCATGCGGGGCATACAGGGAGAGTTCGGTACGCTGACGGAGACAACCACTTTTCCGGCTTTTCGCCGGTATACCCTGGCGCTATGCCTGAGCGGAGCGGCTACCCTCCGCGAACAGCGTGAACGCAGCGAGTGCTGCACGATCTTCCGGGTGGTGCAGCATGTGGACCAGGAATTTCGGAAAAAGCTGCAGCTTCAGGAGCTTGCCCAGATGTTCCATATGAATCCTATCTATATGGGACAGCTGTTCAAGCAGCAGACCGGCAAGTCGTTCCGGGAATATCTGAACGACAAGCGGGTTGAAGAGGCGAAGCGGCTTCTGCGACAAGGCCGGCTGAGTATCGCCGAAGTGGCGGCGAATTCCGGTTATCCCAACACTGATTATTTTATAAGCCAGTTCAAACGGATAACAGGGATAGCGCCGTCTGCTTTCAGACGGCGGGAATAG
- a CDS encoding helix-turn-helix transcriptional regulator — protein sequence MDLAYHEHLIPQIFLFVDRKCFADWSIRKARIDFHDLTFVISGKACYYINEEKVIVEAGDLLYIPEGCTREAHTFGESPMHCYPFNFHWAAPYNDVRLPFGYVSKKMITKEILDYIREFKQVWMNRQPFYTFQARALFELILHRLLSNDHLLSATTMDPRIQKATYYINEHYLDDITVGILAEQANLNTVYFGKLFKETTGSTCKEYLNRIRINNAEMMLSSGDFNVSETAERCGFHDISYFSNLFKMMRGYSPSSARKKQEL from the coding sequence TTGGATTTGGCTTATCACGAGCATCTGATCCCTCAAATATTCCTGTTTGTAGACCGCAAATGTTTTGCAGATTGGTCAATTAGAAAAGCAAGAATAGACTTTCATGATCTCACCTTTGTCATTAGCGGAAAAGCCTGCTATTACATCAATGAAGAAAAGGTCATCGTTGAAGCAGGCGATCTGTTGTACATTCCGGAAGGCTGCACCCGGGAAGCCCATACCTTCGGGGAGTCGCCCATGCATTGCTATCCCTTCAACTTTCATTGGGCCGCTCCGTACAATGACGTCCGTCTTCCATTCGGGTACGTAAGCAAGAAAATGATTACTAAAGAGATCCTTGATTACATTCGTGAATTCAAACAAGTGTGGATGAACAGGCAGCCGTTCTACACCTTCCAGGCCCGCGCATTGTTTGAACTGATTCTTCACCGGCTGCTCTCCAATGATCACCTGCTATCAGCGACCACAATGGATCCAAGAATCCAAAAGGCAACCTACTACATTAACGAGCACTATTTGGACGATATAACAGTTGGCATCCTGGCTGAGCAGGCAAACCTGAATACGGTTTACTTCGGCAAGCTGTTCAAAGAAACCACCGGCTCAACCTGCAAGGAATACCTCAATCGCATCCGCATCAACAATGCGGAGATGATGTTGTCCTCGGGCGACTTCAACGTTTCCGAAACAGCGGAGCGCTGCGGATTTCACGATATTTCCTATTTCAGCAATCTGTTCAAGATGATGAGGGGCTATTCCCCATCCTCAGCAAGAAAAAAACAGGAACTTTAA
- a CDS encoding SGNH/GDSL hydrolase family protein yields MNDSFSGFAQQDEMEGPKAPKDPVTRRSGFYVMYETMIEGTARPDGSFSQEIYLEGRLADKARYTGGVGDEDILALLSDCEGLRRLVHSIGITVKAHNPDVANVRVAYHNWGKTRKYESGTRIELSCPAYGSETVLVMEDCDWSVDDDVPGSFAFLFDRAGELATVSIMFYLHDGFHVPEVSVEEPVDFESQAYREMIAKSLLNKGNNKRLKAAIKKAKRGEEVTVAYIGGSITQGAGAVPIHENCYAYQSYALFKQKFGKNGGESIRLVKAGVGGTPSELGIVRYDRDVLREGTVDPDIVVVEFAVNDAGDETKGNCYESLVLKALNAPNKPSVILLFSVFINDWNLQERLSPVGWHYDLPMVSVKDAVVEQFRLTKAEGNVISKRQFFFDIYHPANAGHRVMADCLGWLFDIADEASPDEADVDTGKPPVIGRDFAETKLLDRRNSGDIATINIGGFTGTDTDLQMVEMDDHPYSSPQFPYNWMYYPENGAPEFKMTICSKHLILVFKDSGSSDFGCADIWVDGKYIRTADPHENNWTHCNAVILYNEQVSEEHTVAIRMASGHETKRFTILGFGYI; encoded by the coding sequence ATGAACGATAGTTTTTCAGGGTTTGCGCAGCAGGATGAGATGGAAGGCCCCAAGGCACCTAAAGACCCAGTGACAAGACGAAGCGGATTTTACGTTATGTATGAAACCATGATCGAAGGAACCGCCCGTCCGGACGGAAGCTTTTCGCAGGAGATTTATTTGGAGGGGAGGCTGGCCGATAAGGCCAGGTATACGGGAGGAGTTGGAGATGAGGACATACTGGCGCTTCTAAGCGATTGCGAAGGCTTGCGCCGATTGGTCCATAGTATCGGGATTACCGTGAAGGCGCACAACCCGGACGTAGCTAATGTTCGGGTTGCGTACCATAACTGGGGGAAAACGAGGAAATACGAATCCGGCACCCGGATTGAGCTTTCTTGCCCGGCATATGGCTCCGAAACCGTGCTGGTTATGGAGGATTGCGACTGGTCTGTGGATGACGATGTTCCCGGGAGCTTTGCCTTCCTGTTCGATCGGGCGGGAGAACTGGCTACGGTCAGCATTATGTTCTACCTGCATGACGGGTTCCATGTTCCCGAAGTTTCCGTGGAGGAGCCGGTGGATTTCGAGTCGCAAGCCTATCGCGAGATGATCGCTAAATCCCTTTTGAACAAAGGCAATAACAAAAGGCTGAAAGCTGCAATTAAAAAAGCCAAAAGAGGGGAAGAGGTAACTGTCGCCTATATTGGCGGTTCCATTACACAGGGGGCGGGAGCCGTTCCGATTCATGAAAATTGTTATGCGTACCAATCTTATGCGCTATTCAAGCAAAAGTTCGGCAAAAATGGCGGGGAATCGATCCGACTGGTGAAAGCAGGCGTAGGCGGTACTCCGTCGGAGCTGGGCATTGTCCGCTATGATCGGGATGTGCTTCGGGAAGGAACTGTGGACCCGGATATTGTGGTAGTGGAATTTGCCGTGAATGACGCGGGTGACGAGACAAAGGGCAATTGTTATGAAAGCCTGGTATTGAAGGCCTTGAACGCGCCGAATAAACCTTCCGTCATTTTGCTGTTCAGCGTGTTTATCAATGACTGGAACCTGCAGGAACGGCTGTCACCTGTGGGCTGGCATTATGATCTTCCTATGGTCAGTGTAAAGGATGCTGTAGTGGAGCAATTCCGGCTGACCAAGGCGGAAGGAAATGTGATTTCCAAACGACAGTTTTTCTTCGACATCTACCATCCGGCCAATGCCGGGCATCGGGTAATGGCTGATTGTTTGGGTTGGCTGTTCGACATAGCAGATGAGGCGTCACCCGATGAGGCGGATGTGGATACCGGCAAGCCTCCTGTCATCGGCCGCGATTTTGCCGAAACGAAGCTGCTTGATCGCCGCAATTCTGGAGATATTGCCACAATCAATATAGGTGGTTTTACCGGAACCGATACAGACCTGCAAATGGTGGAAATGGATGATCATCCGTACAGCTCTCCCCAGTTTCCTTATAACTGGATGTATTATCCAGAAAATGGCGCGCCCGAATTCAAAATGACGATTTGCAGCAAACACCTTATCCTGGTGTTCAAGGACTCGGGGAGCAGCGATTTTGGATGCGCGGATATTTGGGTGGACGGGAAATATATCAGGACGGCCGATCCTCATGAGAACAATTGGACACATTGCAATGCCGTTATATTGTACAACGAACAGGTTTCTGAGGAGCATACGGTGGCAATCCGCATGGCTTCCGGTCATGAGACAAAACGCTTTACTATACTTGGATTCGGATATATTTAG
- a CDS encoding GNAT family N-acetyltransferase translates to MNEHDFSEIYAIMEASFPASECRTFDSQKALLKHPSYRIITEKNEQDKTIAFLACWEFTHFRFVEHIAVDQGIRGGGLGKKLMIRYISESDKPVVLEVEPPVDEWTQRRIVFYERLGFHLNHFEYVQPPLREGQADLRLQIMSYPGTLDEQAFAPFKEILYTEVYGLKLE, encoded by the coding sequence ATGAATGAACACGATTTCTCTGAAATATATGCGATCATGGAGGCTTCTTTTCCAGCATCAGAATGCAGGACGTTTGATTCACAAAAGGCTTTATTGAAGCATCCTAGCTATCGCATCATTACTGAAAAGAATGAGCAAGACAAAACGATTGCTTTTTTGGCGTGCTGGGAATTTACACATTTTCGGTTTGTAGAGCATATAGCGGTAGATCAGGGTATACGTGGTGGCGGGTTAGGTAAAAAGCTCATGATCAGGTATATCTCAGAGTCTGATAAACCGGTGGTGCTGGAGGTTGAGCCGCCAGTGGATGAATGGACTCAGAGAAGAATCGTTTTTTATGAACGTTTGGGGTTCCATTTGAACCATTTTGAGTATGTGCAGCCCCCATTAAGAGAAGGACAGGCCGATCTGCGGCTTCAAATTATGAGCTATCCAGGTACGCTGGATGAACAGGCGTTTGCTCCGTTTAAGGAGATTTTATATACCGAGGTTTATGGGCTTAAGCTTGAATGA
- the nspC gene encoding carboxynorspermidine decarboxylase produces MNIDITGLPSPCYLVDERLLVKNLEVLNSVQERTGCSILLALKGFSMFSTFPLVGKYLKGVTSSSLFEARLGREKMDKEVHVYAPAYVDREFDELLEYVDHIVFNSFDQLKRFKARVQGVTSKKIDIGIRVNPEYSEIETPLYDPCYNNSRMGVTLANFKPEELEGVDGIHFHTMCEQNSDTLERTIKVVDEKFGPYIKQMKWLNFGGGHHITREDYDLDTLVRCIQYFQDKYGVQVYLEPGEAIALNTGYLVATVLDTMKNGMDIAILDTSAECHMPDVLAMPYRPNIIGAGKPGEHAYTYRLGGLTCLAGDVIGDYSFKEPLKPGDKLVFCDMAHYTMVKNHMFNGVNLPAIASYNDEEGIKVIRQFSYEDFSSRLS; encoded by the coding sequence ATGAATATTGATATTACCGGACTCCCATCACCTTGTTATCTTGTTGACGAAAGACTTCTTGTCAAAAACCTTGAGGTTTTAAATTCCGTTCAAGAGCGCACAGGCTGCAGTATTCTGCTCGCTCTTAAGGGATTTTCGATGTTTTCAACCTTTCCTCTGGTTGGCAAATATTTAAAAGGCGTAACCTCCAGTTCGTTGTTCGAGGCAAGACTCGGTCGCGAAAAAATGGATAAGGAGGTTCACGTATACGCACCTGCTTATGTGGACCGTGAATTTGATGAGCTGTTGGAGTATGTCGACCATATCGTTTTCAACTCCTTTGATCAACTGAAACGCTTCAAAGCCAGAGTGCAAGGCGTAACTTCCAAAAAAATCGACATCGGAATTCGGGTGAATCCGGAATATTCGGAAATCGAAACACCGCTGTATGATCCTTGCTACAACAACTCCAGAATGGGTGTGACGCTGGCTAACTTTAAGCCTGAGGAGCTGGAAGGCGTAGACGGTATTCATTTTCACACGATGTGTGAGCAGAATTCAGATACGCTGGAGCGCACCATTAAAGTTGTGGATGAGAAATTTGGGCCATACATTAAGCAAATGAAATGGCTTAATTTCGGCGGCGGTCATCATATTACCCGAGAAGACTATGATTTGGACACGCTGGTACGCTGTATTCAATATTTTCAGGATAAATACGGAGTGCAGGTTTATCTGGAGCCAGGCGAAGCCATTGCTTTGAATACAGGCTATCTGGTTGCTACTGTGCTGGATACGATGAAAAACGGAATGGATATTGCCATTCTGGATACTTCGGCTGAATGTCATATGCCTGATGTGCTGGCTATGCCTTACCGTCCGAATATCATTGGTGCAGGCAAGCCTGGTGAGCATGCGTACACTTACAGACTCGGTGGCCTTACCTGCCTGGCCGGAGATGTGATTGGAGACTACTCCTTTAAAGAGCCATTGAAGCCTGGAGACAAGCTTGTATTCTGCGATATGGCCCATTACACGATGGTCAAAAACCACATGTTTAACGGTGTCAACCTGCCAGCCATCGCCAGTTATAACGACGAAGAAGGCATTAAGGTGATTCGACAGTTCTCCTACGAGGACTTTAGCTCGCGTTTGTCGTAG
- a CDS encoding saccharopine dehydrogenase family protein: protein MGKALIIGAGGVASVVVHKCCQNPDVFEEICIASRTVEKCDALKEKLGGGRTRIQTAQLDADNTDMVIDLIRSFQPDVVINVALPYQDLTIMDACLETGVHYVDTANYEPPDTPKFEYSWQWAYKERFEKAGITALLGSGFDPGVTGVFTAYAQKHYFDEIHTIDIVDANAGDHGYPFATNFNPEINIREITAKGRYFENGEWIETEPLSEKKVYDLPEIGPKNIYLLYHEELESLAVNIKGVKKIRFWMTFSDNYLNHLNVLQNVGMTSIEPIEYEGQQIIPLQFLKAILPDPASLGPRTKGKTNIGCIIQGVKDGKPKTYYVYNVCDHEECYAEVGSQAISYTTGVPAMIGAMLIIKGIWKKPGVYNVEEFDPDPFMEALNKHGLPWQENFTPTLLD from the coding sequence TTGGGAAAAGCATTGATTATTGGCGCCGGTGGCGTGGCCAGCGTTGTGGTGCATAAGTGTTGCCAAAACCCAGATGTATTTGAAGAAATTTGTATCGCAAGCAGAACTGTTGAGAAATGCGATGCGCTTAAAGAGAAGCTGGGTGGAGGACGTACTAGGATACAAACGGCTCAGCTTGATGCTGACAACACCGACATGGTCATTGACTTGATTCGAAGCTTTCAACCGGATGTAGTTATCAATGTGGCTCTCCCTTATCAGGATTTGACGATAATGGATGCTTGCCTTGAGACAGGTGTTCATTACGTTGATACGGCGAACTATGAACCGCCGGATACGCCGAAGTTTGAGTACAGCTGGCAATGGGCCTACAAAGAAAGATTCGAAAAAGCGGGAATTACAGCTCTGCTGGGCAGCGGTTTTGATCCAGGCGTGACTGGAGTATTTACGGCTTATGCCCAAAAGCATTATTTTGATGAAATTCATACGATTGATATTGTGGACGCGAATGCAGGGGACCACGGATATCCTTTTGCAACTAATTTTAATCCGGAAATCAATATTCGCGAAATTACGGCGAAGGGCCGTTACTTTGAAAATGGAGAGTGGATTGAAACTGAGCCGCTTTCTGAGAAAAAGGTATATGACCTTCCTGAAATTGGACCGAAAAACATATATCTTTTGTACCATGAAGAACTGGAATCTCTTGCAGTGAACATTAAAGGCGTGAAAAAAATCCGCTTCTGGATGACGTTCTCGGACAATTATCTGAATCATTTGAACGTACTTCAAAACGTAGGCATGACTTCCATAGAGCCTATTGAGTATGAAGGACAACAAATCATTCCACTGCAATTCCTGAAAGCCATTTTGCCGGACCCGGCTTCTCTGGGACCAAGAACGAAAGGCAAAACGAACATTGGTTGTATCATTCAGGGTGTGAAGGATGGCAAGCCAAAAACATATTATGTTTACAATGTTTGTGATCACGAGGAATGCTATGCAGAGGTTGGCTCCCAAGCCATTTCCTACACGACAGGTGTCCCTGCCATGATCGGTGCTATGCTTATTATTAAAGGCATCTGGAAAAAACCAGGCGTTTACAACGTTGAGGAATTTGATCCAGATCCATTCATGGAAGCACTGAATAAACACGGATTGCCATGGCAAGAGAACTTTACGCCAACGCTGCTTGATTGA